GGTCCTGGTTTTCGGCGGTAACTTGCTCCATAATCGCTCAGCGCATTATAGCGCCGACGATTACGGACCAGAGGCGCAACGATTTTTTCGGCGTGCCGAACAGATCAAGATGCGGGATATTTATTCGGCGGCCCGGGTGTCCGAACTGCGCAACGACTATTCTGCGAGTTATCTGGGGTGCGATTGTTCCCTGGTGTTATTGCCAGAGGATTTAAAAGAGCTGGCCTGCAGCGATCGGCAGAATCCTATTGTTCCCGACACCGGCCGTGTCGGTGTTTTTTTCGGGCGCAATAAATGCCATCCCGGAATCATGGCACGTTTTGCGCGCGATCTGTGTCGCAGGTTGGGTAAGCGCGGACAATGGTTGCCGTGGGGCCTGACCAAGGGTTTCGGGCGCATGCGCGACAAGGTTCGTTTCCGGTTTCCCGGTTTGGAGATTGTGAACCATCCGACGCCGCCGACTCCCGGCGATCTGTACCGGATGCTTGGCAGTTATGAACTGGTGATCTCCGATACCTATCATGTATGTGTGAATGCCTGGCGTCTGGGGGTTCCCGCGGTGTGCATCGGTCAGGCGGTAGTTTCGGAACAGGACAATATCAACAGCGGCCACGTGTTCGCCTGGAGGGATAAACGGCAGGTATTCTACGGCATGTACGATGCTCTGGACTATTACGTGTACGCGGAAGAGATCGGGGATCGCCGCTTGCGTGGCCGAAGGCTCGATCAATTAACCGAATTGCTGCAAACGCCCGTATCCACGCAGGCCGTGCATGCACGCCTGTTGTCAAGTGCCCGCGCCATGGAACAATCGGCGATTCGGGCGATTTTGCCTTCACTTCGCTGACTCTTCGATAATTCAGATTGTTCAACCGGCAAGGGATACTTGCAATGCAATGGTCTATTATCATTCCCACCTACAATTACGGTCGTTATATCGAGCGATGTCTGCTTTCCATTCTCGATCAGTCCGGCGAGGATTACGAAATCGTGGTTGTCGACGACGGTTCCACGGACGATACCCGCGACGTTATCAAGACCTTTATGCAAAAACACAAGCTACCCGTCGGTCGCCTGCGCCTTTTGCATCAATCCAATCAAGGCCCCGCGGCTGCGCGAAATCATGGTATTGCCAAGGCCAGGGGGGATTTCATCTGGTTCCTTGATTCCGATGACCGCCTGGCCCCCAATGCCCTTGAGCATCTGCGTCTGGCTGTGGCTCAGCATCCTGACGGCGAGATGTTTTTCGGCGGTTACCGCTCGGTCGCGCAGTCCGGGGTGTCAACGGATAAACTTCCGGGAAATTTGAGTTCCGACCGGACGGAAAATTTTCGGCGGTTTCTGCGGAAAGATCTCAAAAGTCTCACCACCGGAGCCGTGGTCATTCGCAAGGCGGCTCTGGGGGAGCTTCGGTTTCCCGAAGGTATTCATGTCAACGAGGATGTGGTCTTTTTCGGACAGATGATCGCTCGTTGCGATACGTTGGCGATTCCCCAGGTGCTGGTCGAAAAGATACGTCATCCCGCCAGCTTGCGGGGAAATCTCGATCGTATCGAGGAAACCGGTCTACGTTCCGTCGATGCGCTGTTTGATCCCGCCCGGCTGACCCCCGAGCAAATGAAGCTGCGCTCCATGTATCGAGCCAACCGCTGCTTACGCCTGTTTCGTGCACACTACCTGGCTGGCAATCATGCCCGGGCCCGAGCCTATTATGCGCAGGCACTGCAAACCTCCCCCCGCTGTTTGTTCAAGGGCTCGTATCTGTTGAAGTTTTTGCTGTGCCTGGGCAAATAAAAGACACCATAACGATAAAATCACGGTTGTCAGAACGATTTTTTGCCCCTATGATAGCTTGTTTTTCCCGTACTGTTCGTGATGCGTTCATTTGCGGATGCTTTTTATTCGATCTTCAGTTGCGCTTGAACCCCGTTGTCGGATAAAAGCTGGTGGCGTGTGGCGCCTGATTTAGCACGGGGTGAGTGGTATTCGCTGACCTTATGGCGGCAAGCTGCGATCGATACCTCAAGTACATGAGCGGGATGCAAAGGTTGAGAGGAAAATCAGGTTCGATGTTATGTGCCAAAACACCACCAACAACTGTCTGGCTTTATCGATCCAGCCGTTCGGTCGCTGCCGATACCTGCGAGGTGGTATCTGTTGTTTCCCCGAGGGGACACCTGTTCCACCGAGTCGCGCGTCGCACACAGCGGTTTCTGCGACACCTTGAAAACTGCGGGTGTCCGGCCTGGGGTGTCGTGGGTGTCGGGGTGCAGAGTGCCGGGTGGTTATCCGAGCGCATTGTTTTTCAGACACGGTCTGTCGGCAAGGCACTCCCCCTGGAGGCCTATTGGAATGGTGCATACGGTGATTTGACTGCTGCCGATAAGCGCCGGTTTGTTCGGGTTCTGGGGCGCTTTCTGCATCGTCTGCACGATGCCGGCATTGCTTTTGATCACCGTCTCTGGGGTGAGTTGCTGGTTGATGCGCAAAGATCGGAGATCTCCTTTGGGCTTTATGGTCATCCGCCGGGCCGTTGGGGAAAAGCGTTATCCGATAGACAACGTATGGTTTCCCTGGCCTCTTTGTATGCTTCGGTTTTTGGTCGTGCCAGCCGATCCGAGAGGTGGCGACTCATTACGGCTTATCTCGGTCCTCAAGTCAGCCGGGCGCTGCGACGCAGATGGTTAAAAGGGCTGCAGGCCCGCTGTCTCAGGCAGGCCAGGCGTTTATGGTCCCGGCAGGCTCGGCGCTGTTTTGGCATCAATGACGATTTTGTCAGAGAAAACCGTCAGGGCTACGATGTTTATCGCCAGCGCGGCGCCGAAGCTGAGGCCGCTTTACGCGCTTTGCTGCCGGATCCCGATCAGGCTTTCGAAAATGCCGTGATCTATAAACCGGGCAGTCGTACGCATGCCGGGCATGTTGTGCTGGGTGGGCGTTCTTATTTTTTAAAACGCTACAATCGTCGCGGTCTGTTTTACAGTTTGGTCCGTTTCGGTCGTTTTTCCCGCGCCCGCCGCACCTGGCTGGTTACCTGGAAGGGAATCTTCCGGCATCTGCCTATGCCCCGGCCATTGCTTTGTCTGGAAGAGAAGTCCTTTGGCGTGGTTCGACGATCCTGGATCCTGATGGATTTTTTTGAAGGGCATCAACGACTGTGGCATCTTCAAAACATCCCGGAAGCCAGGCTTGGCCACCATCTGTACCGGCTCGGTCAAATGGTCGGTAACATGCATGCATCGGGGTTTTCCCATGGGGATTTAAAATGGGATAACATTCTGATTAACCCGCAACAGCCGGCTCAGGTATCGTTGGTCGATTTTGACGGCAGTCGGGTTAACCGTTGGGTTCGTTCCCGGCGGGTGCTGAAGGATTTGCGTCGTTTTTCCCGTGATTTCAAACGCTCCCGGTTGCCGGATGGTTTTCTGGATATTTTTATGCGTGGCTGGCATCGGCAGAGGTACTGGTGATGGGTATACAGCCAACACGAAGGGAAACGCCAGCAGGGGTTGAATTCGAGCGCAGAGGGGTTTATCGCTGCTATTTTGCAAGGGGAACATTTCTTGGAGAGATAAAGGAGGCGCTGCTTCCCGATCCGGAGCGCCTGTTCCGTCTTGGCGAGAAGGTTTCTTCGGGGCGTTCCGGCAATCCCCGCGATCAGGTCAAAGTTGTTGTCGGGAGTAAACCGTATTTTGTAAAGCGTTACAATTGCCAGGGTACTTACTACCGCATCAAGAATATATTCAGGGCTTCCAGGGCTCTACGCTCGATTCGCGCCGGACAGCTTTTGCTGTCTATCGGAATTCCGACGCCGGCGCCGCTGGTGGGTTTGGAAGAACGCCACCTGGGGTTGTTGGGTCGAAGCTATCTGGTCTGCCCGTTTCTGGAAGGGTGTCGTTCGCTGCGCGATCTTTGGCCGGAACTGGATGATTCCAGGCGGCAGTATTTTTTAAGGGTGTTGGGCGGCATGATGGGACGGATGCACCGGGCTCATGTCATTCATGGAGATAGTAACTGGCGCAATATCCTCATCGGGAATGAACATACGTCCCACCCCCAGATCTGGCTTGTCGACCTGGACGGCGTGCGCCGTTATCGACGGCTTCCCGCAGAGCGGGCAGAGCGAGATATCGGGCATTTTCTGCGTGACTTGTCTCGTATTGGTGCGGACCGGGAGACCGTGCAACTGTTTCGCCGCCACTGGCAGCATGCACTGAACAATTTATAAGGGGTACTTTAATGACGACAGTCGCTATACAAACATATTTTCAGGAATTGCGGGATGTGGTTGATCGGGTTGGCCGTGAAAAGGTCGACCAGATTCGGCAGAGCGTTCAACTTTTGACGGCGTGCCTGCGTTGCGGCGGTAAGGTTCTGATCATGGGCAACGGCGGTTCCGCGGCGGATGCACAGCATTTTGCCGCGGAGCTTGTGGGTCGGTTTCTTATGGAACGCAAGGCTTTGCCCTCCATCGCTTTGACCACCGATACGTCCATTTTGACGGCGGTGGGCAACGATTACGGGTTTGATGAGATTTTTAAACGCCAGATCGAAGCTCTTGCCGATCCTCGGGACGTGGTTATCGGTCTCAGTACCAGCGGGATGTCGAACAATGTATTTCATGCTCTGACGGCGGCTAATCAGGTTGGCTGCAAAACCATCGGTCTGCTTGGGCGCGAAGGCGGCAGCATTGCATCCATCGTCGATGTCAACCTGACGGTACCGGAGCATCATACCCCTTATATTCAGACAGCGCATGGGGCGGTATTGCACCTGTTTTGCGATCTGCTGGAAAAGGAATTGTTTACCCCGTCCGGGCAAACGGAGTAATATGTAAAGTTGTTACAGATACGCAAGGCCTGGTTTTGCAGCACTGCGATCCACGGCCGAAACGTTTTGTGAAATAGCCGGCTATTGCAGGGCAATGAATCGGCCCTTGATTTGTCCAAAGGGTAACGGAAACGCATTTTCCCGCAGTGTTGCGACAGCGTCTACGGCTCATGTCCGCCATCCTATAAGATTGAGATATCATGGAAAAAATTTCTTTTGTCATACCTATTTACAACGAGGAAGGCAACATCGAGGAGCTGTTCAAAGAGCTGACCTGTGTGGCCGACATGCTCAAACATCCTTACGAGATATTGCTGGTGGACGATTGCAGCAGCGATGGCAGCCTGGGTATCATCAAGGTTCTGGCGGCTCGCCATAAGCAGGTTCGTTATCTTTCGTTCGAAAACAATTGTGGCCAGTCGGCGGCGCTATATGCGGGGTTTCAACATGCCGACGGAGATATCATCATTACGATGGATGCGGATCTTCAGAACGACCCGGCCGATATACCGACCCTTTTGCAGCATTTCGGCGAATACGATATGATCAACGGCTGGCGTGCCGACCGGCAGGACACCTTGTCCAAAAAAATTGGCAGCCGCATCGGCAATTTTGTGCGCAATCGTTTGACTTGGGAGACTATTCACGATACCGGTTGCTCCCTTAAAGTCATGCGTGCTTCCATGCTTAAAGAAATTCGCATTTTCCGTGGTCTGCACCGTTTTTTACCGACGCTTATGCGCCTGGAAGGTGCCAGGGTTCTGGAGGTTCCGGTGCATCATCGGGCAAGGGTGCACGGTGTTTCCAAGTACAATAATCTGCAGCGCGGCATCGAAGGGCTGTACGATGTCATTGCCGTGCGTTGGATGATCAAGCGCCATCTCAAGGTAAGGATCAAGGAATTCAATGATTAAAACTGAAACGGCTATCCTGGTTTTGGGCCTGGCAGGACAAGCCCTGTTTTCCATGCGGTTTATTATTCAATGGGTTTATTCGGAAAAACGTCGTCAGAGCGTGATTCCGACAGCGTTCTGGTATTTTAGCCTGGGTGGCAGTCTTCTGCTGTTGATTTATGCTCTTTTGCGGCGCGACCTGGTATTCACCCTTGGACAGTCGACAGGGTTTCTCATTTATGGTCGTAATCTTTATTTTATTCACAAGCAACGCAAGCAAAATGCCATGGCCTGACTGCTGATTATGGCTTCACTTCTTTTTCCCTTCCTTTTCCGGTATGCCCGGTCTTTTGGCTTCTATGATGAATTTTACTGATCCGCCCGGTGGCTTTTTGCAACCCGAGCCTGATTGTGACAAGTTGTTTCGGCTCTTTTTCTGGTTGGTTTTTGTTGGCTCTCTGCTGGTTTACGGGTGGGGGATCTGGTCCGTACCGCTGCTGACCCACAATGAGGCCAGGCGATTGGTGGTATTACGGGAGCTCCTGGCCAGTGGCGATTGGTTGATACCGACCAAAAATGGTCAGGTATATCTGCAAAAGCCGCCTTTGTTTACCTGGTTCGGTGCGGTTTTTGCCTTGCTTAGCGCTAGTACTGCCGAATGGGTTTTGCGGCTGCCCTCGGCGTTGAGTGGGTTCGGAGCTACCTGGCTTTTGTTTTATCGGCTGAAGCGCTATATTGGTCAATGGCCTGCGCTGTTTGGGGCCGCGGTTTTGGTGACCTCGTATTTTTTTTCCACCAAGGCCCGTCTTGCCGAGATTAATATGCTGTTGACGGTGTGCGTGTTCGCGGCGATTGTGTGCCTTTACGAATACATCTGCGGTGGTGCCCGCAGATATCTGTCTCTGGTTTATGGCGCATTGGGGTTGGCTTTTTTGACCAAGGGCCCCGTGGCGCTATTGTTTTTTATTCCACCCGTGCTTATTTTTGGGCTGTTGGAAAAAGATCGCCGGACACTCAAGGCTCTCGTTTATTGGCCTGGATGGCTGGTATTCGGTCTCATAGCTTTTCCCTGGTATCTGTATGTCAATCTGTATCTCGAAGGTACGCCCATGCTTTCGGTGATACGCAGTGAAGTTTCCGCCAAGGTCGTGGAGGTAGCGCATCAAGCTGAGCCGGCATACTATTATATTCGCCATCTGCTGGGATCCTTTGCCCCATGGGTTCTACTGATTTTTTATCGTCCCATGCACGTTTTTCGGCGTATAGTTGCTTCAAAATCCGGACGTTTTTTCGGTCTGGCGGCGTTGGTACCGCTTTTGCTTTTTTCATTGTTCGACTATAAGCGGGACAAATACATCCTGCCTATCTATCCGGCTATGGCCGTATGTCTTGGCATGGTGGCGGAGCACTGGCGCATGGCGATGGCGCAGCGTGGGCGAGCCTGGGTAGGTCGTGTAATGGTCGGGGGAACCGCCGTATTGATGCTGGTTTTGATTGGCTATTTTGGTTATGTTGAGCCGCGGGCCGTTGCTTATCGTTTTGAATCGCTAAAACCTTTAGCCTCCAGGATCGACTCATTACGAGGCGATGTGCCGGTTTATTATCTGGGCGAAGAACCGATTCAGCTGATTTATTATTACGGGCGGCCTCTTCCGGAAATCACGGCCGATAAAGTTGCCCTGTGGCAGGAGCAACAGCGTCCCTTTCTGGTGTTGGTGAGAAAGAAGCATATTAAAAAGGCTGACGGTTTGAGATTAGAGATTATCGATCAGATGCAACCTTACCTGTCAAAGCGCGGCGTCATGTACATTATGGGCAGTGCCGAGTTTATGCGTACCATGGCGGCTGGCGATGGCCACCACTTGTTGTGAAGAATCGTTATGGCTTTAACGGTTCGCGAATGGGCCAATCTCAGCATGGTTATCGGTGCCTTTTTACCTTCAACCGGATAGATCGGATTTTGGCTTGTTCAGTCGCAAAACAAATCAAATCGTTTTTTGTTGCCCTGAGTAATGATCACGGTGATTTTTTAATAAGAATATAGGAAGCCGTTCATGGATATAGGATTCGCTACTTTTCAGTATTATCCCTTTGGGGGGTTAGAGAAAAGTATGCACAACATTGCCCGGGAGGTTTTGAGGCGTGGGCATAAGCTCACGTTTTATTGCCATTCCTGGGAGGGGCCTCATCTTTCGGGTGCCAAGATTGAAATAATTCCCGCCAAAGGCTGGACCAATCACGGAAAGATGCTTTCGTTTGTTCGGAAGTTTCAGAAAACAGTTCATAAATGTGAACATGATCTGGTTGTGGGATTTAAGCGGATGCCCGGGCTCGATCTTTACTATAATGGGGATGTCTGTTACCAACATGAAGTCGGTTTAAAATACATCCCATTGCTCAAGCTTGCTCCTCGTTACAAAATTCTGTCTTCCTTTGAAAAAGCGGTTTTTTCCAAGGAAGCGTCCACGCATATCATGTATATTGCGGAACGTGAAAAACGTATCTTTCAGTCCTGCTACGAGACACCCGAGCAGCGATTTCATCCATTGCCGGCAGGAATCGATAAAAAGTCTATTCGGGATGCTAGTTCGTCCGGCCAGCGCACCAGAACGCGTTCCGCTCTGGGGGTGTCCGGGGATTCTTTGGTACTGTTGATGATCGGATCCGATTTTCAACGTAAAGGGGTGGATCGTTCCATGCGTGCGCTGGCCGCACTGCCTGCAGACTTGCGCCAGAATACGCAGCTCTGGGTGGTGGGAAAGGGCGACGCGCGCCCCTTTGCCAAAATGGGGGCAGAGTTGGGTATTGCTGACCAGGTTGTCTTTTTGGGGCCTCGCGACGATGTTCCCCACTTGCTTGCCGCTGCCGATATTTTGTTGCATCCCGCTCTGAGCGAAACTGCCGGCAACGCCATTCTTGAAGGTTTGGTCGCCGGCATTCCGGTCGTTGTCAGTGAAAGTGCCGGATTTAGTGTGCATGTTGCCAGGGCGGATGGGGGCTTGGTCGTATCCGACATACCTTGGCATCAACATTTGCTGGATAAGGCACTTTTGCGACTCGCAAGCGATCAGGAGTTCAGGAAACAACTCGGCCAAAATGGTTGGTATTATGCCGATATCACGGATCTTTACGGCCGCCCGCGGGTGGCCTGCGATATCATTGAGAAACTCGTCAAGGAAAAAGTGCATGCAGATCTGGCTTGCTGATGAATTGCGGCATATGGCGCCACAGGGCCCCAAAGCGACCTTTGATTGGGTTATGGGGCTGGCGGGAGAGAGTGTTCGTCGGATCGAGCGGCGTCACACGTTTCGGGTCGAACTTGGGGGACGGGACTATTTTGTCAAACAACATTACGGATTGACCTGGGCCGATATCGTCGGAGAAGTCATACGTTTGCGGCGTCCGGTTTTGGGCGCTGGCAACGAATATCGTATGACTGCGTTGCTCAACTGTATCGGTATCGACACCGCGCAACTCGTTGCCTTCGGGGTTGATGGTCGCTGGCCTACGACACAGCGCTCCTTTATCATTACCCGTGCCCTGCCTCAGAGTTGTACTCTGAACGAACTGTGCATGCAGTGGAAACAACAACCGTCGGCAAAACTGAAAAGACAATTGATACGTGCGGTGGGTGAGATCGTGGCAAAGATGCACGGTGCCGGGATAAATCATAGGGATCTTTATGTTAATCATTTCCGCTTGCCTCTAAACTGGCTGGAAAATCCCATCGGCGAACCTCCCTTGTTTCTAATGGATCTGCATCGGGCTCAAGAGCATACAGTTCTATCATACCGGTGGCGGGTGAAGGATCTGGCTGCTTTGTTGTTTTCGGTTCTGGGTAAACCGTTATCGAAGCGTGACCACCTGCGTTTTTTACAAACCTATTTCGGTGAACGGTCTTTGTCACGTATATTTGAGGCAAATGGGGGCTTGTTTCGTGCGATTACTGAAAAAGCCGAGGCCATACTGCATCAGCAGGAAAGACGCATCAAACGAAAATCAGCTGCCAATAGGGATGAATAGTTGTGAAATTGTTTATGGTTGAATCGCCGCTTCAACTGATCAATGCGATAGAGGCTCAGCGGCATTTTGGGGTTTCTCCGGATCAGTCCTTGCTGCTTGTTCTGGAGGGCGTGTCGCCTCTGAATCAGCGCCAAACCCTATCTTTGATTCGAGAGTCGGACTGGAGTGAAGTTAAATCGATTGGGTCTGCACAGTCTTTGGTGTCGTTTCTCTCCGCACGCATGTTTTTTCATCGCTGGTTGCATGGGAGGTACGAAAGCATTGACCAAGTCATTATCGGGGATTTCCGCTCCAGATTCATGCGCCACGTGGCGAATACTCTAGGGCAACCCGTGGTTTTGCTCGACGATGGGACGGCGACTCTTGCCGTGGCCGACAGACGTCGGCAGAACGTCACACCCGATGCCAAATATGAACGGGGGTGGCGTCGTTATTTAAATAAACGTCGCCTCTTTGGGTATCGCGATCATGACATTCCCGCACTGACTTTTTTTTCTACCTTTAATTTTCAAGTTCCGGACCAGGATCGGATCGTAAAGCATCGTTATGAGGCTTTACGTCGGGGCATGTCTGTCTGCAAGCGCCAGCCTGTAAGGTATTTTATCGGTTGCCCATTGGTGGAAATGGGGATTGTGAGCGAAAGTCACTACCGGGGATATCTCGAACGGATAGCACAGGATTTCAAAGAAACGATCTGTTACATTCCTCATAGGCGTGAGGATGCTCCGCGCGTTCGTGACCTTGCAACATGTCTCAACTGGCAGGTCAAATCCTTCGATAAGCCTATTGAATTGGTTCTTCTGGAAAAGGGGGAGCTCCCTCTGGGCTTGATCGGACTTTATTCCACCGCATTGGATAATGCTCATACTCTTTTCGGGGAACAGTTGCCGATACACAGTTATGAGATTCCCGTTGAAGACATCCTTAAATCAGAGCGGAAAGTATTTACCGAACGTGTTTACACCTATTATCGCCAGCATTATCTAAGTGACCATTTTCAGATTGTAAACCTCTAGGTGGTGTGTTAGGCATTCATGTCCGATCTGGGCGGTTATGTATGTCTATGACCCTAATAAATGACACCAACTCGGATTTCCGGGAGTTTCAGGAAGGATTTTTATGTTGACACCGAAAGTTATTGCCGAAATAGGCTGCAACCATAAAGGCGATATGGATATCGCCAAGGAGCTGATCGTTGTTGCCGCAACTTTTTGCAAAGCAGACGTTGCCAAGTTTCAAAAGCGCCATAATGTTGAATTGTTGAGCAAGGAAGAATACGATGCTCCGCATCCCAATCCTGCCAATTCCTATGGCTCTACCTATGGAGAACATCGCGAATTTCTGGAATTGTCTTTAGATCAGCATCGGCAACTCAAGAAATGGTGCGAGGAGTTTGGCATCGTTTACAGTACCTCCGTCTGGGATTTGACTTCCGCAAAGGAAATTGCCAGCCTCAATCCCGAATTGATCAAGGTTCCCTCGGCTTGCAATCTGCAATTCAAGATGCTCGAATATCTGTGCGATCATTATAAAGGGGAAATTCACGTATCTTTGGGTATGACTACCCAAGAGGAAGAAGAGCAGATCGTGGCCTTCTTCGAGAAAAAAGGACGTGCTCAAGATCTGGTTCTTTACGGTTGTACATCCGGATATCCCGTGGCCTTTGAAGATATTTGCCTTTATGAAATTACCCGTTTAAAAGAACGCTTCGGCAGTCGGGTCAAGGCCATCGGTTTTTCCGGCCACCATTTGGGGATCGCTGCCGATATTGCCGCACTGCCTCTTGGTGTGCAATGGATCGAGCGGCATTTCACTCTCGACCGCACCTGGAAAGGCACCGATCATGCCGCATCTCTGGAGCCTGATGGGTTACGTAAGCTCGTGCGTGATGTGCGCAATGTCAGTAAAGCTCTTTCCTATAAAAAAGAAGAGATCCTGGATGTTGAAAAAGTTCAGCGTGCAAAATTAAAACGGACTGCGAAGTGATGGAAAAAATTATTGCATTTATCCCGGCCAGGGGAGGCAGTAAGGGGATTCCACGTAAAAATATCAAAAATCTGGCAGGGCGGCCATTAATCTACTGGGTGCTCGATGCCGCTACCCGTTGCGACCTTATCGACAAGGTGTATGTTGCCACGGACGACGCCGAGATTGCCGAGGTGGTCGACCGTTTCGGCAGTGAGCGGGTCGAAGTCGTGTCTCGTGGCAGCGAAACCGCTACCGACACGGCCAGTACCGAATCGGCGATGCTTGAATTTTCACGCCAACGGAATTTCGAGCATATGGTCCTGATTCAGGCTACCTCCCCCCTACTTGAAGCCGGCGACTTGGACAGGGGAATTCGGAAATATCTGAATAATAAGGCCGATGGGTTGGTTTCGGTTGTTCGGCAAAAACGATTTTACTGGCAAGTGGCCGATGAGGGCCGTGCGGTACCGGTTAATTACGATCCCTGCAGTCGGCCGCGCAGGCAGGATTTTGATGGCATACTGGTTGAAAACGGTGCGTTCTATGTCAGCCGAAAGGACAGCTTGTTAAAAAGCGGTTCCAGGCTTTCCGGTCATGTCGTAACGTACGAAATGCCTGAAGCCACCTACTTCGAAATCGATGATGAGGTCGATTGGCAAATTATCGAAGGTATGCTGGCTAATCGCAAAATCAGTGTAACGTCTGAACAAAGCGGCAAATTGAAAAAGGTGAAATTGTTTCTGACGGATGTCGATGGTGTCTTGACCGATGCAGGCATGTATTACGGTGAGAGTGGCGAAGAGTTGAAAAAATTCAATACCCGGGACGGCAAAGGTATTGAGTTGCTCCGAAACCATGGGATCAAGACGGGAATCATTACCAGTGAAGCCACCCGGATTGTGCTTAACCGGGCCAAAAAACTTAAAATGGATTATGTGTTCACCGGGATTAAAGACAAGCTGTCGGTGTTCAATAAATTGCTCCTTGAAACCGGCATAGACGCTTCTGAAACCGCCTATATCGGTGATGACATTAACGATCTTGAGGTGTTGGCTGCTGCCGGCCTCTCTGCTTCACCGGGAGATGGGGTTGCCTCTGTTAAAAGAGTCGTTGATTACGTCTGTGACAAGCGTGGAGGTGAAGGTTGTGTGAGGGAGTTTGTGGAGAAGATTCTTGAATGATATCTTTCCCCAAAAGCTTTCTTGTTGAATTGCACCTGAAACATAATTTTGTATGCGCCCGCAGAAGAATGCTTGTAAATTATGCCGATAAATACATGCTTTCGGTGTTTTTGTTATGGCTTTTGACTGTTCAATGTGTAGGCGCTATTCAGTTTTGATTATTTCTTCGTGCCAAACTCCACGGCCTTGTTTCCGTTATCTTGGCGAAAAGGGATAGTGTGCTTTACCAAAAGAGTTTGTCCAGGGTTTGTCAAGTTATCGATCAAAAATCAGTACATATTCGCCGTCGGCTAACTTTCAATAGTTGGGGCAATGGTTCCACTCAGGAGCACTTACCATGATCGTACCTGTTATTCTCTCCGGCGGTTCGGGTAGTCGGCTCTGGCCTTTGTCCCGCGAAATGTATCCTAAGCAATTTCTCTCCCTGGTTAACGAGAAGTCTATGCTGCAGGATACTGTTACGCGCTTGGGTGATATGGCCGATTTAGCCGCCCCGATGGTGGTTTGTAACGAGAGCCATCGTTTTATTGTGGCCGATCAGATGGCAAACATCGGACATCCGCCCTCTGCCGTTCTGCTCGAACCGATAGGTCGCAATACCGGGCCGGCTGTAGCCCTTGCCGCTATGCATGCCATCGCCGCAGGGGATGATCCTGTTTTGCTGATTCTTCCCGCCGATCATGTCATACAAGACAGTGAAAAATTCTGCGAAACCTTTGCGGCTGCAAAGTCCTACGCGTTGGATGGGAAACTCATAACCTTCGGGGTCGTTCCCACGGTGCCGGAAACCGGTTACGGGTATATCCGGAAGGGCGACCCGGCACAGACAGGCGGTAATGCGGGTCTGGCCTATGACGTTGTAAAATTCCAGGAAAAACCCGATGTTGAAACGGCAAGACGATACCTTGATTGCGGGGATTACCTATGGAACAGCGGAATATTCATGTTTCTTGCC
This DNA window, taken from Syntrophotalea carbinolica DSM 2380, encodes the following:
- a CDS encoding kinase — encoded protein: MGIQPTRRETPAGVEFERRGVYRCYFARGTFLGEIKEALLPDPERLFRLGEKVSSGRSGNPRDQVKVVVGSKPYFVKRYNCQGTYYRIKNIFRASRALRSIRAGQLLLSIGIPTPAPLVGLEERHLGLLGRSYLVCPFLEGCRSLRDLWPELDDSRRQYFLRVLGGMMGRMHRAHVIHGDSNWRNILIGNEHTSHPQIWLVDLDGVRRYRRLPAERAERDIGHFLRDLSRIGADRETVQLFRRHWQHALNNL
- a CDS encoding polysaccharide pyruvyl transferase family protein, which encodes MTRKISVICAPAPKPNPGMASVDLAFHALSRRHGFADQVTFYQLYTADELHAQAGDELQKEVRIRQSLPFAYQNFRNRLEDVFSSDRIVFWGDFLHSADYHVAAARRLVKIGLVDHADDALALVRDHYFLRHAPAEVWSKVLVFGGNLLHNRSAHYSADDYGPEAQRFFRRAEQIKMRDIYSAARVSELRNDYSASYLGCDCSLVLLPEDLKELACSDRQNPIVPDTGRVGVFFGRNKCHPGIMARFARDLCRRLGKRGQWLPWGLTKGFGRMRDKVRFRFPGLEIVNHPTPPTPGDLYRMLGSYELVISDTYHVCVNAWRLGVPAVCIGQAVVSEQDNINSGHVFAWRDKRQVFYGMYDALDYYVYAEEIGDRRLRGRRLDQLTELLQTPVSTQAVHARLLSSARAMEQSAIRAILPSLR
- a CDS encoding glycosyltransferase family 2 protein translates to MEKISFVIPIYNEEGNIEELFKELTCVADMLKHPYEILLVDDCSSDGSLGIIKVLAARHKQVRYLSFENNCGQSAALYAGFQHADGDIIITMDADLQNDPADIPTLLQHFGEYDMINGWRADRQDTLSKKIGSRIGNFVRNRLTWETIHDTGCSLKVMRASMLKEIRIFRGLHRFLPTLMRLEGARVLEVPVHHRARVHGVSKYNNLQRGIEGLYDVIAVRWMIKRHLKVRIKEFND
- a CDS encoding lipopolysaccharide kinase InaA family protein; translated protein: MLCAKTPPTTVWLYRSSRSVAADTCEVVSVVSPRGHLFHRVARRTQRFLRHLENCGCPAWGVVGVGVQSAGWLSERIVFQTRSVGKALPLEAYWNGAYGDLTAADKRRFVRVLGRFLHRLHDAGIAFDHRLWGELLVDAQRSEISFGLYGHPPGRWGKALSDRQRMVSLASLYASVFGRASRSERWRLITAYLGPQVSRALRRRWLKGLQARCLRQARRLWSRQARRCFGINDDFVRENRQGYDVYRQRGAEAEAALRALLPDPDQAFENAVIYKPGSRTHAGHVVLGGRSYFLKRYNRRGLFYSLVRFGRFSRARRTWLVTWKGIFRHLPMPRPLLCLEEKSFGVVRRSWILMDFFEGHQRLWHLQNIPEARLGHHLYRLGQMVGNMHASGFSHGDLKWDNILINPQQPAQVSLVDFDGSRVNRWVRSRRVLKDLRRFSRDFKRSRLPDGFLDIFMRGWHRQRYW
- a CDS encoding glycosyltransferase family 2 protein is translated as MQWSIIIPTYNYGRYIERCLLSILDQSGEDYEIVVVDDGSTDDTRDVIKTFMQKHKLPVGRLRLLHQSNQGPAAARNHGIAKARGDFIWFLDSDDRLAPNALEHLRLAVAQHPDGEMFFGGYRSVAQSGVSTDKLPGNLSSDRTENFRRFLRKDLKSLTTGAVVIRKAALGELRFPEGIHVNEDVVFFGQMIARCDTLAIPQVLVEKIRHPASLRGNLDRIEETGLRSVDALFDPARLTPEQMKLRSMYRANRCLRLFRAHYLAGNHARARAYYAQALQTSPRCLFKGSYLLKFLLCLGK
- a CDS encoding D-sedoheptulose 7-phosphate isomerase — translated: MTTVAIQTYFQELRDVVDRVGREKVDQIRQSVQLLTACLRCGGKVLIMGNGGSAADAQHFAAELVGRFLMERKALPSIALTTDTSILTAVGNDYGFDEIFKRQIEALADPRDVVIGLSTSGMSNNVFHALTAANQVGCKTIGLLGREGGSIASIVDVNLTVPEHHTPYIQTAHGAVLHLFCDLLEKELFTPSGQTE